Proteins encoded within one genomic window of Armatimonadota bacterium:
- a CDS encoding threonine/serine dehydratase, producing MEHREPIPLEEIRAARERIVGTAMRTPLVPLGNDQGGAEIFLKLENLQPIGSFKIRGAANAILSTPTEELAAGVYTASAGNMGQGVAWVARKFGFPARVVVPDHAPKTKLDAIERLGATIVKVPFDRWWRVIVEHELEGMEGKFIHPVSNRAVIAGNGTIGLEILEDLPEVDTIVVPYGGGGLSCGIASAVKALKADTRVFAAEVATAAPFAASLEKGEPVEIDYQASFVDGIGGKSVLPEMWPLASSILDGSLVVSVAEIASAIRFMIERNRVVAEGAGAASVAAALAGRAGVGKIVCVVSGGNIDGSKIRQILAGDVP from the coding sequence ATGGAGCATCGTGAGCCGATTCCCCTCGAGGAAATCCGCGCCGCTCGGGAACGCATCGTCGGCACGGCGATGCGCACGCCGCTGGTGCCTCTCGGCAACGATCAGGGCGGTGCTGAGATCTTCCTCAAGCTCGAAAACCTCCAGCCCATCGGCTCCTTCAAGATTAGGGGCGCTGCCAACGCTATCCTGAGCACGCCGACGGAAGAACTGGCCGCCGGTGTCTACACGGCTAGCGCTGGAAACATGGGCCAGGGAGTCGCCTGGGTAGCGCGGAAATTCGGGTTTCCCGCTCGCGTCGTCGTTCCCGATCACGCTCCCAAAACCAAACTGGACGCCATCGAGCGGCTCGGTGCAACAATCGTTAAGGTGCCGTTCGATCGCTGGTGGCGCGTCATCGTCGAACACGAGCTCGAAGGGATGGAGGGGAAGTTCATCCATCCCGTCTCCAATCGGGCGGTCATCGCTGGCAACGGAACTATCGGCCTCGAAATCCTGGAGGATCTGCCCGAGGTCGATACGATCGTAGTACCCTACGGAGGCGGAGGATTGAGCTGCGGCATCGCCTCGGCGGTCAAGGCACTGAAAGCAGATACAAGGGTGTTTGCCGCTGAGGTGGCCACGGCCGCGCCCTTTGCCGCATCCCTCGAAAAGGGAGAGCCGGTGGAAATCGACTACCAGGCCAGTTTCGTCGACGGTATCGGAGGCAAGAGCGTGCTTCCTGAAATGTGGCCCCTGGCAAGTTCCATACTGGACGGGTCGCTCGTTGTCTCCGTGGCAGAGATCGCTTCGGCGATCCGCTTTATGATCGAGCGCAACCGGGTCGTTGCCGAAGGGGCTGGGGCGGCGTCGGTCGCCGCTGCCCTCGCCGGGCGGGCCGGTGTAGGCAAGATCGTCTGTGTCGTTTCCGGTGGCAACATCGACGGTTCCAAGATCCGACAAATCCTGGCTG